A region of the Pseudomonas asiatica genome:
CTGGGGATCGTCTGCGCGGCGGTGGTCGGAGCGATCTTCTGGCCACGCCGGCTGGCGCCAGTTGTAGTCGGTGCCACTGGTAGCTGGTTCACCGAAGCGATCCGCTACAGCGACACCTACCTGGCCCGCCAGGCCAGCGCAGACCAGGTTGGCGGCATGCGCGGGGCGATGGTCGCCACCTTCAACTCGCTGGAGCTGATGATCGGCCAGCTCGGCCATGAAGGCGCTGGTCCGCACACCCTGAAGAATGCCCGCGAGTTGCGCGGGCGCATGATCCACCTGCTGCCCGTGATCGATGCCCTCGACGACGCCCTGGTCGCCCTCGAAGGCCGCGCCCCGGCACAGTTCGCCCAGTTGCAGCCGTTGCTCGATGCCGCCCGCGAATGGCTCAAAGGCACCGTCGACAGCGCCTCGGTCGCCCGCTGGACCGCCCTGCACGAACAGATCGAGCGCCTGCAGCCCGGCGCCGCTGCCCTCGACCAGCGCGCCGAACTGCTGCTGTCCAACGCCCTGTATCGCCTGACCGAATGGGCCGACCTGTGGCAGGACTGCTGCAGCCTGCAACATGCCCTGCGCAGCGACGATCCCAAACCCTGGCGCGCGGTGTACCGCCACTGGCGCCTGGGTCGCCTGACGGCGTTCTTCGACCGTGGCCTGATGCTGTATTCGGTGGCCTCAACCGTGCTGGCGATCGTTGTCGCCTGCGGCTTGTGGATTGGCCTGGGCTGGAACGACGGCGCCAGCGCAGTGATCCTCGCCGCCGTGTCGTGCAGCTTCTTCGCCGCCATGGATGACCCGGCGCCGCAGATCTACAGGTTCTTCTTCTGGACGCTGATGTCGGTCATCTTCTCCAGCCTGTACCTATTCCTGGTGCTGCCCAACCTGCACGACTTCCCGATGCTGGTGCTGGCCTTCGCCGTGCCATTCATCTGCGTTGGCACCCTGACCGTGCAGCCGCGCTTCTACCTGGGTACCTTGCTGACCATCGTCAACACCTCGACCTTCATCAGCATCCAGGGTGCCTACGATGCTGACTTCTTCACCTTCCTCAATTCCAACCTGGCCGGCCCCGTGGGGCTGCTGTTCGCCTTCATCTGGACCTTGGTGATGCGCCCGTTCGGCGTGGAGCTGGCAGCCAAGCGCATGACCCGCTTCGCCTGGCGCGACATCGTCGAAATGACCGAGCCGGCCACCCTGGCCGAGCACCGCCAGGTCGGTGTGCAGATGCTCGACCGCCTGATGCAGCACCTGCCGCGCTTGTCGCAAACCGGGCAGGACAGCGGCGTGGCACTGCGCGACCTGCGCGTGGGGTTGAACCTGCTCGACCTGCTGGCCTATATGCCGCGTGCCGGGCAGCAGGCTCGTGAGCGCCTGAACACGGTAGTCGAGGAAGTCGGCGCACACTACGCCGCCTGCCTGCGCGCCGGCGAGCGCCTGCACGCCCCGGCCGCGCTGCTGCGCAACATGGAGCGCGCGCGCCTGGCGCTGAACCTGGATGAGCTGTACGAGCGCGGCGATGCCCGTACCCACCTGCTGCACGCGCTGAGCGGCCTGCGCCTGGCGCTGCTGCCGGGCGTGGAGGTGATGCTCGAGCCAGCCGAACAACCGCAACTGCCCCCCGGCCTCGACGGAGCGCCCCTGTGATTGGTGAACTGGATATCAGCGGGGTATTCCTGCCCACGCTGCTGGTGATGATGTTTGGCACCTACCTGCTGTTCCTCGGGGTGCACGCGGTGCTGGTGCGCCTGCATTTCTACCGCCTGGTCTGGCACCGGGCGTTGTTCAACGTTGCTCTGTATGCCGTGCTGCTTGGTGCGGTGGACCACTTTTGCCGAAACCTGATGCTGCCATGAAAAAACCTTTGCTGACCCTGGGCCGTGTGGTCCTGACCTTGCTGGTAGTGACCTTCGCCGCCGTGCTCGTGTGGCAGATGGTGGTGTACTACATGTTCGCCCCCTGGACCCGCGACGGCCACATCCGCGCCGACGTGATCCAGATTGCCCCGGACGTGTCCGGGCTGATCCAGAAGGTCGAGGTGCGTGACAACCAGACCGTCAAGCGCGGCGATGTGCTGTTCACCATCGACCAGGACCGCTTCACCCTGGCCCTGCGCCAGGCCAAGGCGACCCTGGGTGAGCGCCAGGAAACCCTGGCCCAGGCCTCCCGCGAAGCGCAGCGCAACCGCAAGCTGGGCAACCTGGTGGCCGCCGAGCAGCTGGAAGAAAGCCAGTCCCGCGAGGCCCGTGCCCGTTCCGCCGTCAGCGAAGCGCAGGTGGCCGTCGATACCGCCCAGCTCAACCTCGACCGCTCGGTGGTGCGCAGCCCGGTGGACGGTTACCTGAACGACCGAGCACCGCGTAATCACGAATTCGTCACCGCCGGCCGCCCGGTGCTGTCGGTGGTCGACAGCGCCTCGTACCACGTCGATGGCTACTTCGAGGAAACCAAGCTTGGCGGTATCCACATCGGCGATGCCGTGGACATTCGCGTCATGGGCGACAACACCCGCCTGCGTGGCCATGTGCAAAGCTTTGCCGCCGGCATCGAAGACCGCGACCGCAGCAGTGGTGCCAACCTGTTGCCCAACGTCAACCCCGCATTCAGCTGGGTGCGCCTGGCCCAGCGTATTCCGGTGCGCATCGCCTTTGATGAAGTGCCGCAAGACTTCCGCATGATTGCCGGGCGAACCGCCACGGTGTCGATCATCGAGGGCCAGCGCCCATGAAACAGCTGATCCTGGCGGGGCTGTGCCTGTCGTTGGGGGCCTGCATGATGGTCGGCCCCGACTATGAGGTGCCGAAGGACGCGGCGGTGCAACGCAGCGACCTCAACGGCCCGCTGCGCCAGGATGCCGACAGCGTGGTATCGGCACCGGTGCCTGAGGACTGGTGGCAGCTGTACCAGGATCAACGGCTGAACGAGCTGGTGCGCCAGGCCCTGAGTGCCAACACCGACCTGCGCGTGGCTGCCGCCAACATTGCCAAGGCGCGCGCCCAGGTCGAAGTGGCTGAGTCGCAAGGTGGCTTCAACGGCGGCGTCAAACTTGGCGCCCAGCGCCTGCAGGAATCGGGCGAGGCCTTCCTGCTGCCAGAGAAAGTGCCGGTGGCCAACATCGGCGAAGCCATCATCAGTGCTTCGTACCAGTTCGACCTGTGGGGTACTTTCAAGCGTGGCACCGAGGCGGCCAAGGCCAATGCCGACGCAGTGCAGGCCGCCGCCGATACCGCCCGCATCACCCTGGTGGCGGATGTGGTCAAGGCCTACACCCAGGTGTGCTCGGCCAACGAGGAATACCACATTGCCCGCGAGTCGCTCGACCTGCAGGAGCAGAGCGTGAAGCTTAACCAGCGCCTGCGTGATGCCGGGCGTGGCGACGAAACCCAGGTCACCCGCTCGCAGACCCAGTTCAAATCCTTGCGCGCCGAACTGCCACGCTTCAAGGCGGAGCGCGAGACTGGCATGTACACACTGGCCGCTTTGTTGGCAAAACCGGTTGATCAGTTGCCTGCCGGCACTGCCGATTGTGCCGAGCTGCCGCACCTGAACCAGCTGGTCCCGGTGGGCGATGGCGCGGCGTTGCTCAAGCGCCGTCCCGACGTGCGTCAGGCCGAACGGCAGCTGGCCGCTGCCACTGCCTACATCGGCGTGGCCACCGGCGCCCTGTACCCCGACATCAGCATTGGCGCCCAGATTGGCACCATCGGTATCCTCGAGAACCTTGGCGAGCCGGCGACCAACCGCTGGGGCTTCGGCCCGCAGATCAGCTGGACCATC
Encoded here:
- a CDS encoding efflux RND transporter periplasmic adaptor subunit encodes the protein MKKPLLTLGRVVLTLLVVTFAAVLVWQMVVYYMFAPWTRDGHIRADVIQIAPDVSGLIQKVEVRDNQTVKRGDVLFTIDQDRFTLALRQAKATLGERQETLAQASREAQRNRKLGNLVAAEQLEESQSREARARSAVSEAQVAVDTAQLNLDRSVVRSPVDGYLNDRAPRNHEFVTAGRPVLSVVDSASYHVDGYFEETKLGGIHIGDAVDIRVMGDNTRLRGHVQSFAAGIEDRDRSSGANLLPNVNPAFSWVRLAQRIPVRIAFDEVPQDFRMIAGRTATVSIIEGQRP
- a CDS encoding TolC family protein: MKQLILAGLCLSLGACMMVGPDYEVPKDAAVQRSDLNGPLRQDADSVVSAPVPEDWWQLYQDQRLNELVRQALSANTDLRVAAANIAKARAQVEVAESQGGFNGGVKLGAQRLQESGEAFLLPEKVPVANIGEAIISASYQFDLWGTFKRGTEAAKANADAVQAAADTARITLVADVVKAYTQVCSANEEYHIARESLDLQEQSVKLNQRLRDAGRGDETQVTRSQTQFKSLRAELPRFKAERETGMYTLAALLAKPVDQLPAGTADCAELPHLNQLVPVGDGAALLKRRPDVRQAERQLAAATAYIGVATGALYPDISIGAQIGTIGILENLGEPATNRWGFGPQISWTIPTNGTRARIRMAEASTQAALANFDGVVLNAIRETQTRLAQYSALLDRRDALAEAEKSAKEAADQTHRYYQAGRESFLADLQATRTYTDMRAQLAAANSQVAQGQIGVFLALGGGWKGTAKP
- a CDS encoding FUSC family protein, which encodes MNGFFSSVPPARDWFYGVRTFAASMIALYIALLMQLPRPYWAMATVYIVSSPFLGPTSSKALYRAVGTLLGAGGAIFLVPPLVQSPLLLSIAIALWTGTLLFLSLNLRTANNYVLMLAGYTLPMIALAVVDNPLAVFDVASSRAQEICLGIVCAAVVGAIFWPRRLAPVVVGATGSWFTEAIRYSDTYLARQASADQVGGMRGAMVATFNSLELMIGQLGHEGAGPHTLKNARELRGRMIHLLPVIDALDDALVALEGRAPAQFAQLQPLLDAAREWLKGTVDSASVARWTALHEQIERLQPGAAALDQRAELLLSNALYRLTEWADLWQDCCSLQHALRSDDPKPWRAVYRHWRLGRLTAFFDRGLMLYSVASTVLAIVVACGLWIGLGWNDGASAVILAAVSCSFFAAMDDPAPQIYRFFFWTLMSVIFSSLYLFLVLPNLHDFPMLVLAFAVPFICVGTLTVQPRFYLGTLLTIVNTSTFISIQGAYDADFFTFLNSNLAGPVGLLFAFIWTLVMRPFGVELAAKRMTRFAWRDIVEMTEPATLAEHRQVGVQMLDRLMQHLPRLSQTGQDSGVALRDLRVGLNLLDLLAYMPRAGQQARERLNTVVEEVGAHYAACLRAGERLHAPAALLRNMERARLALNLDELYERGDARTHLLHALSGLRLALLPGVEVMLEPAEQPQLPPGLDGAPL
- a CDS encoding DUF1656 domain-containing protein, with the protein product MIGELDISGVFLPTLLVMMFGTYLLFLGVHAVLVRLHFYRLVWHRALFNVALYAVLLGAVDHFCRNLMLP